One Bombus pyrosoma isolate SC7728 linkage group LG11, ASM1482585v1, whole genome shotgun sequence DNA segment encodes these proteins:
- the LOC122572423 gene encoding dolichyl-diphosphooligosaccharide--protein glycosyltransferase subunit STT3A: protein MVTLMKTRGLRMSAQKQETLLKLTVLSLAAILSFATRLFSVLRFESVIHEFDPYFNYRTTKYLAENGFYSFHNWFDDRVWYPLGRIIGGTIYPGLMITSAALYRLSWLLNITLDIRTICVFLAPLFSSLTTIITYLLTKELKDSASGLFAAAMIAIVPGYISRSVAGSYDNEGIAIFCMLFTYYMWIKAVKTGAICWATCAALAYFYMVSSWGGYVFLINLIPLHVLTLMVTGRFSHRIYIAYSIVYCLGTILSMQISFVGFQPVQSSEHMLALGVFGLCQIHALVDYLRSKVSQDDFEILFRGLVISVVTISFVLGVILTITGKISPWTGRFYSLLDPSYAKNHIPIIASVSEHQPTSWSSFYFDLQILVFLFPSGLYFCFSKLTDSNIFLILYGVTSLYFAGVMVRLMLVLAPVMCILGGIGASSLLVTYMKQVERGKVTDKKSKKFESNYILRSEIATLFITVMCILFFSYTIHCTWVTAEAYSSPSIVLSARSPDGGRMIFDDFREAYYWLRMNTPENAKVMSWWDYGYQITAMANRTILVDNNTWNNTHISRVGQAMASSEEKAYEIMRELDVNYVLVIFGGLTGYSSDDINKFLWMVRIGGSTEKGKSITEWDYYNSAGEFRVDKEGSPILLNCLMYKMCYYRFGQVYTEGGKPSGYDRVRNMEIGNKDFELDMLEEAYTTEHWLVRIYKVKDLRNRGI from the exons ATGGTTACATTGATGAAGACAAGAGGTTTGCGTATGTCTGCACAGAAGCAGGAGACTCTTTTGAAATTGACTGTGTTATCTCTTGCAGCAATTTTAT cTTTTGCAACAAGATTGTTCTCTGTCTTAAGATTTGAGAGTGTTATCCATGAATTTGAtccatattttaattatcgcaCAACAAAGTATTTAGCAGAAAATGGGTTTTATAGTTTTCATAATTGGTTTGATGATCGTGTTTGGTATCCTCTTGGGAGGATAATTGGAG gAACAATATATCCAGGATTAATGATAACATCAGCAGCATTATATCGTCTTTCATGgctattaaatattacctTAGATATACGTACTATTTGTGTCTTCCTAGCTCCATTATTTTCTAGTTTGACAACAATTattacttacttacttaccAAAGAACTgaag GATTCTGCATCAGGATTGTTTGCTGCAGCTATGATTGCAATTGTACCTGGTTATATATCACGATCAGTGGCAGGATCTTATGATAATGAAGGCATAGCTATTTTTTGTatgttatttacatattacatgtGGATCAAAGCAGTTAAAACTGGAGCAATTTGTTGGGCAACATGTGCTGCtcttgcatatttttatatggtGTCTTCTTGGGGTGGCTATGTATTCCTAATTAATCTAATTCCTTTACATGTATTAACTTTGATGGTGACTGGCAGGTTTTCTCATAGAATATACATTGCATACAGTATTGTATATTGTTTAGGAACAATTTTATCTATGCAAATATCTTTTGTTGGTTTTCAACCTGTTCAGAGCTCTGAACATATGCtt gCATTGGGAGTTTTTGGACTTTGCCAGATTCATGCTCTAGTTGATTATCTACGTAGTAAAGTGTCACAAGATGACTTCGAAATATTATTCCGTGGTCTTGTTATTTCTGTAGTTactatttcatttgtattagGTGTTATCTTAACCATTACAG GAAAAATATCTCCATGGACTGGCCgcttttattctcttttgGACCCGTCTTATGCAAAGAATCACATACCGATAATTGCGTCTGTTTCGGAACATCAACCAACATCATGGAGCTCTTTTTACTTTGATCTTCAGATTTTAGTATTTCTATTTCCCTCGGGTCTATACTTCTGTTTTTCTAAGTTAAcagattcaaatatttttctcatcttGTATGGAGTTACAAGTCTATACTTTGCT GGTGTAATGGTTCGATTAATGTTGGTTCTGGCTCCAGTAATGTGTATTTTGGGTGGCATCGGAGCTTCCTCTTTACTTGTCACTTATATGAAACAagtagaaagaggaaaagttACAGATAAAAAGTCGAAAAAGTTTGAAAGTAATTATATACTCAGAAGTGAG ATTGCCACGCTCTTTATAACAGTAATGtgtattctcttcttttcgtaTACTATCCACTGTACGTGGGTTACAGCAGAAGCTTATAGTTCGCCTAGTATCGTGTTATCGGCGCGTTCCCCAGATGGTGGTCGTATGATCTTTGATGATTTTAGAGAAGCGTATTATTGGTTACGGATGAATACACCAGAA AATGCCAAAGTAATGTCTTGGTGGGATTATGGATACCAGATCACGGCGATGGCGAATCGTACCATTTTAGTAGACAACAATACATGGAACAATACTCACATATCAAGAGTCGGCCAAGCAATGGCAAGCTCTGAGGAAAAAGCTTACGAAATAATGAGAGAACTAGATGTTAATTATGTTCTTGTTATTTTTGGAGGACTTACAGGCTACTCGTCAGATg ACATTAATAAGTTCCTATGGATGGTGCGTATTGGCGGAAGCACTGAAAAAGGGAAATCTATAACAGAGTGGGATTATTATAACTCTGCAGGAGAATTCCGAGTTGACAAAGAAGGTTCTCCAATTTTGCTCAATTGTCTTATGTATAAAATGTGTTATTACAGATTCGGTCAAGTTTATACAGAAGGGG GCAAACCCTCTGGATATGACAGAGTTAGGAACATGGAAATTGGTAATAAAGACTTTGAGCTAGACATGTTAGAAGAAGCTTACACTACAGAACATTGGCTTGTACGAATTTATAAAGTGAAAGATTTAAGAAACagaggaatttaa